The Pseudomonas parafulva genome includes a window with the following:
- a CDS encoding NEL-type E3 ubiquitin ligase domain-containing protein, with product MMVSLVTPSNHTDSFIDKQLPSWLHAASLEQIQSLRKRVEENRWVEQRLEAMFKRLLSPDSFARQTLTTAIKQKLGVSVELAHTLWRERLDYYSMLGGEGLRDHYTFHPAITHLMQNFPAGSSFDARSGIISGAHGMSPNAPLLVDSAKLAGVCRSVDTGKRYQAYLQTFFDDAAVTLLAQSVRKRVALAMELAGIRGEVPESDVTSFEYTLGEVPVPDPRHPTVVPKHLHVLGHAMVGGLIFERSNDSSGGSADPAGGVLLYLPHQPLRQFANLTSLNAHLASLFRQPEHASCLLGQVAADARIAFQAALKKRLSDAVPDLEVTGKVARALLFPEMAELQVARIKADARFLLVPVADVDRLQRLERLRTLEQVGLNLTQMAALFVPQLGALMLAATVTEVLSEVMAAVHDWSRGHQHEALEHVLGVAETVAVTALMATGGEAVARGFKRSAFVDEMMPVEQEDGASRLWAEDLKPYRAVGVPRQAMRGRDGLFRHGDTHWWLHEGNYYEVSRKTESHPWRLVRNDGKPGFAPALSWNGEQGWRLKWQRPQMWEGERALLGHLWPVPVELDSARLTQILNVADVDQTSLRRLVGEQRALPVSLRDTLERFEADARIDSFFATFTDDHGSGDPRLLQWCVGALTEPQREPSSLTASMLAHAPTLRQGLMSHLTDELVLSPEAAAIRRVFPGLPARYAEDVIANASADQRQRLLERGRIDLALAEKARLALQEARACRALQSLYLNNAYHPDMPSLVFGLLRTEPAWPLACNVQIRESSPTGRVMAELYPVNDSAQVKMLVWKQGQVSLYEHGQLSSDSLSGPGGLLERLWQLLPEAELERFGWSGPNGVQQMRASLQSRLPARREAVQELMGMQVHQPTFRAPARLADRRFGYLLSGRASANHLAERTLQDRVRSLFPGFSAQNLERFLQVLQEQPGSPFTVLLELENDYSRLDLTLEQWTAQPAAAADVALRRTVADELRRCWRFQGYAGRRHANGDQGMALSLSGIGVGELPDLSAAQGFSHVSELSLVNMRLTDLPGEFLAPFRGILTLNLDNNALTQLPQGLSQLRELTELTLSQNSLSIGDAGFRLLAGIPRLSVLDLSDNTIGAIPIEMNRLPRLRQLGLRRTGLTQVPTHLDQAVSLEYVDLRDNHIAELPLSLRAQRTRWRNRLALVGNPLPALYRDLWIDASRTSASDSSPDGDAYHFNQWLERLDPTQRASRTAQWNRLLNESGSEDFFRLVGELTDTSDFRLARDDLEARLWALMDRIESNTALRELMFTLASEPRTCVDSVISSFGWLETRLLSASLEAGAGDQAEGQLLNLARRFFRLDRVEAYARRDMSSRGASGSEVDQVEVSLAYRVGLASTLELPGQPITMQFRTIAGVTEQHLAEAEAAVREAEASDELAVDISERGFWFEYLQRQHQAMFEQVREPFVQQMEALYEGRESLTDADYDAQARSIAKASDEAVKAKALELTRQSLAREGGQPQEQ from the coding sequence ATGATGGTCAGCCTCGTTACGCCCTCAAACCATACCGATAGTTTTATTGACAAACAGCTTCCTTCCTGGCTGCACGCAGCCTCTTTAGAGCAGATACAGAGTCTACGCAAGCGCGTAGAGGAAAATCGCTGGGTCGAGCAGCGGCTGGAAGCCATGTTCAAGCGCCTGCTTTCCCCAGATTCGTTCGCGCGCCAGACGCTGACCACAGCGATAAAGCAGAAGCTCGGAGTATCTGTTGAGCTAGCCCATACCCTCTGGCGTGAGCGCCTCGACTACTACAGCATGCTTGGTGGTGAAGGGCTTCGTGACCATTACACGTTTCATCCGGCCATCACCCATCTGATGCAGAATTTTCCGGCCGGATCGAGCTTCGATGCGCGCAGCGGCATCATCTCGGGGGCACATGGGATGTCACCCAATGCGCCGCTCCTGGTAGACAGCGCGAAATTGGCGGGGGTTTGCCGTTCGGTGGATACAGGCAAGCGCTACCAAGCCTACCTGCAGACCTTCTTCGACGATGCCGCCGTAACGCTCCTTGCTCAGAGTGTGCGCAAAAGGGTTGCGCTTGCTATGGAGCTTGCAGGGATACGGGGGGAGGTCCCTGAGTCGGATGTCACCAGCTTCGAATACACCCTGGGAGAGGTGCCAGTACCCGATCCGCGGCATCCCACGGTCGTACCCAAGCATCTTCATGTGCTTGGGCACGCCATGGTCGGAGGGCTGATCTTCGAGCGCTCGAATGACTCGTCGGGCGGCTCGGCGGATCCTGCTGGAGGGGTCTTGCTCTATCTCCCTCACCAACCTTTGCGACAGTTCGCGAACTTGACAAGTCTCAACGCCCACTTGGCGAGCTTGTTCAGGCAACCTGAGCACGCATCTTGCCTGCTGGGCCAGGTCGCGGCCGACGCTCGGATAGCGTTTCAGGCAGCACTGAAAAAACGTCTGAGCGACGCCGTGCCCGATCTTGAAGTGACAGGCAAGGTCGCCCGTGCCTTGCTTTTTCCGGAGATGGCCGAGTTGCAAGTGGCCCGTATCAAGGCAGACGCCCGTTTTCTTCTGGTGCCGGTTGCAGACGTGGATCGGCTGCAAAGGCTTGAGCGGCTGCGCACGCTCGAGCAAGTCGGGCTGAACCTGACTCAAATGGCAGCATTGTTCGTACCTCAATTGGGGGCGCTGATGCTGGCCGCTACGGTGACCGAGGTGCTGAGTGAAGTCATGGCCGCGGTACACGACTGGTCACGGGGCCATCAGCATGAAGCGCTGGAGCATGTGCTGGGCGTGGCTGAAACGGTAGCCGTCACTGCGCTGATGGCAACGGGTGGTGAGGCCGTGGCACGCGGCTTCAAGCGCAGTGCTTTTGTTGATGAGATGATGCCGGTCGAACAGGAGGATGGCGCTTCTCGATTATGGGCTGAAGACCTCAAGCCCTACCGGGCGGTAGGAGTGCCTCGCCAAGCCATGCGTGGTCGGGATGGGCTGTTTAGGCACGGCGACACTCACTGGTGGCTTCACGAGGGCAACTATTACGAAGTCAGCCGCAAAACCGAGTCCCACCCCTGGCGCTTGGTGCGCAACGACGGTAAGCCAGGGTTCGCGCCGGCGCTAAGCTGGAACGGCGAGCAGGGCTGGCGTCTGAAATGGCAGCGGCCGCAAATGTGGGAGGGCGAGCGAGCCTTGTTGGGGCATCTATGGCCCGTACCTGTCGAGCTGGACTCGGCACGCCTGACGCAGATACTCAACGTGGCTGATGTGGATCAGACCTCGTTACGTCGGCTGGTGGGTGAACAACGGGCGCTGCCTGTCAGCTTGCGCGACACGCTGGAGCGTTTCGAGGCCGACGCGCGAATCGACAGCTTCTTTGCCACATTCACGGACGATCACGGTAGCGGTGACCCACGTCTATTGCAGTGGTGCGTCGGTGCGTTGACCGAGCCTCAGCGTGAACCTTCGTCATTAACCGCATCGATGCTCGCGCATGCACCCACCCTGCGCCAGGGGCTGATGAGCCACCTGACGGACGAACTTGTCCTCTCTCCTGAAGCCGCGGCAATCAGACGTGTTTTTCCTGGCTTGCCTGCGCGCTATGCCGAAGATGTGATAGCCAATGCTTCTGCTGACCAGCGCCAACGACTACTCGAGCGCGGTCGTATTGATCTGGCACTTGCCGAAAAGGCACGCCTGGCATTGCAGGAGGCTCGCGCCTGTCGTGCATTGCAGAGCCTGTATCTGAACAATGCTTATCACCCTGATATGCCGTCGCTGGTCTTCGGGCTGCTGCGAACGGAGCCCGCATGGCCGTTGGCTTGCAATGTTCAGATTCGTGAGTCTTCCCCCACCGGGCGGGTGATGGCTGAGCTGTACCCGGTCAACGATTCTGCACAGGTGAAGATGCTAGTTTGGAAGCAAGGACAGGTGTCGCTCTACGAGCATGGCCAATTGTCTTCAGACAGCCTTTCAGGGCCTGGCGGGCTTTTGGAAAGGCTCTGGCAGCTTTTACCTGAAGCCGAGCTTGAGCGGTTTGGCTGGTCAGGGCCCAATGGCGTACAACAGATGCGGGCAAGCTTGCAGTCGAGACTACCGGCACGCAGGGAGGCTGTGCAGGAACTGATGGGCATGCAGGTGCACCAACCCACTTTCCGAGCTCCAGCGCGCCTGGCTGACCGGCGTTTCGGTTACCTGTTGAGTGGTCGCGCCAGCGCGAATCACTTGGCTGAACGCACGCTCCAGGACCGCGTCCGTAGCCTTTTTCCTGGGTTCAGCGCGCAGAATCTGGAGCGGTTCCTGCAAGTGCTCCAAGAGCAGCCTGGTTCGCCTTTCACGGTTCTGCTTGAGCTCGAGAACGATTATTCGCGCCTGGATCTGACGTTGGAGCAATGGACAGCACAACCTGCAGCTGCAGCAGATGTAGCGCTGCGGCGAACGGTCGCGGACGAGCTACGGCGCTGCTGGCGCTTTCAGGGGTACGCGGGCAGACGTCATGCCAATGGGGATCAAGGCATGGCGCTGTCGCTATCGGGGATCGGTGTTGGCGAGCTGCCCGACTTGAGCGCGGCGCAAGGTTTCAGCCACGTCAGCGAGCTCTCTCTGGTCAACATGCGCCTTACCGATCTTCCCGGAGAGTTTCTCGCACCGTTTCGAGGCATCTTGACCTTGAATCTGGACAACAACGCGCTGACTCAACTTCCTCAGGGGCTGTCTCAGTTGCGTGAGTTGACCGAACTGACCCTTTCACAAAACAGTTTGAGCATCGGCGATGCTGGTTTCCGGTTGCTGGCCGGCATCCCGAGGTTGAGCGTTCTTGACTTGAGCGATAACACCATCGGCGCCATCCCGATCGAGATGAACCGACTACCCCGGCTACGCCAACTTGGTCTGCGCAGAACAGGCTTGACCCAAGTTCCGACTCACCTCGATCAAGCGGTTTCGCTGGAGTATGTGGATCTGCGTGACAACCATATCGCTGAGTTGCCGCTGAGCTTGAGAGCCCAGCGCACTCGCTGGCGTAACCGATTGGCACTGGTCGGCAATCCGCTCCCTGCGCTCTACCGCGATCTGTGGATCGACGCCAGCCGCACTTCTGCAAGCGATAGCAGCCCAGACGGCGACGCCTACCACTTCAACCAGTGGCTCGAGCGTCTGGACCCGACGCAACGCGCCTCTCGTACCGCTCAGTGGAACCGTTTACTGAACGAGTCGGGTAGCGAAGACTTCTTCAGGCTCGTCGGCGAACTGACCGACACCAGTGATTTTCGCCTGGCCAGAGATGACCTTGAGGCTAGGCTGTGGGCCCTGATGGACAGGATTGAAAGCAATACAGCCCTTCGGGAGCTTATGTTCACCCTGGCCAGTGAACCTCGAACGTGCGTGGACAGTGTCATATCCAGTTTCGGCTGGCTGGAGACCAGATTGCTCAGCGCCTCGCTTGAGGCCGGAGCTGGCGATCAAGCAGAAGGCCAATTATTGAACTTGGCGCGAAGGTTCTTTCGTCTGGACCGGGTGGAGGCCTATGCGCGACGGGACATGAGCAGCCGCGGGGCCAGTGGCTCGGAGGTCGATCAGGTCGAAGTCAGCCTGGCATACAGAGTGGGGCTGGCGAGCACACTTGAGCTGCCAGGCCAGCCAATCACCATGCAGTTCAGGACCATTGCAGGTGTGACGGAGCAACACCTGGCAGAGGCCGAAGCCGCAGTTCGCGAGGCCGAGGCCAGCGATGAACTGGCCGTTGACATCAGTGAGCGCGGCTTCTGGTTCGAATATCTGCAACGGCAACATCAAGCCATGTTTGAACAGGTGCGCGAGCCGTTCGTGCAACAAATGGAAGCGCTCTACGAAGGGCGTGAAAGCCTCACGGATGCCGACTACGATGCCCAGGCCAGATCGATTGCCAAGGCCAGTGATGAGGCAGTCAAAGCCAAGGCGCTTGAACTGACGCGTCAATCCTTGGCGCGGGAGGGTGGGCAACCGCAAGAGCAATAG
- a CDS encoding AI-2E family transporter yields MNETALQNKALAVLLALVTVAFVWILLPYYGAIFWAVILGILFAPLQRNLLMRFGRRRNVAAAVTTLICLLVAVLPVIIISGLLVQEGATLYQRIQSGQLDIAGYVERGKDMLPTFAQNALDNLGMGNLEALRDKITTWASQGSQVLATQAFSFGQGTFDFVVGFGIMMYLLFFFLREGAEVVRKVRMAVPLPEHQKRRLQLKFKRVVRATVKGNVLVAITQGALGGLIFWILGIPSALVWAVMMAFLSLLPAVGAGIVWGPVAIYFLMTGAILQGVILTAFGVLVIGLVDNVLRPILVGKDTRMPDYLILVSTLGGLSVFGLNGFVIGPLIAALFISSWAIFASSKPRVQLPQ; encoded by the coding sequence ATGAACGAAACTGCTTTGCAGAACAAGGCGCTGGCGGTGCTCCTGGCACTGGTGACCGTTGCCTTCGTCTGGATTTTGCTGCCTTACTACGGCGCCATCTTCTGGGCAGTAATCCTGGGCATCCTGTTCGCGCCGTTGCAACGCAACCTGCTCATGCGCTTCGGGCGCCGCCGCAACGTGGCCGCTGCCGTGACCACGCTGATCTGCTTACTGGTGGCGGTATTGCCGGTGATCATCATCAGCGGCCTGCTGGTGCAGGAGGGGGCAACGCTGTATCAACGCATTCAGAGCGGCCAGCTGGACATCGCAGGGTATGTTGAGCGGGGCAAGGACATGCTGCCAACGTTTGCCCAGAACGCGCTGGATAACCTGGGCATGGGCAACCTGGAAGCCCTGCGTGACAAGATCACCACCTGGGCCTCCCAAGGCAGCCAGGTCCTGGCTACCCAGGCCTTCAGCTTTGGCCAGGGCACATTCGATTTCGTGGTGGGCTTCGGCATCATGATGTACCTGCTGTTCTTCTTCCTGCGCGAAGGTGCCGAGGTGGTGCGCAAGGTGCGCATGGCCGTGCCACTGCCTGAACACCAGAAGCGCCGCCTGCAGTTGAAGTTCAAGCGTGTGGTGCGTGCCACGGTCAAGGGCAACGTGCTAGTGGCCATCACTCAAGGAGCGCTGGGCGGCTTGATTTTCTGGATACTGGGGATCCCCAGCGCGCTGGTCTGGGCGGTGATGATGGCGTTCCTTTCGCTGCTGCCCGCCGTTGGTGCAGGCATCGTCTGGGGGCCGGTGGCGATCTACTTCCTGATGACCGGGGCGATCTTGCAAGGTGTGATCCTGACCGCATTTGGCGTGCTGGTGATCGGCCTTGTCGACAACGTGCTTAGGCCTATTCTGGTCGGCAAGGATACCCGTATGCCAGATTACCTGATCCTGGTCTCCACCTTGGGCGGCCTGTCGGTATTCGGTCTTAACGGTTTCGTTATTGGCCCGCTGATCGCAGCACTGTTCATTTCCAGTTGGGCGATTTTTGCCTCGAGCAAGCCTCGGGTTCAACTTCCGCAATGA
- the yegQ gene encoding tRNA 5-hydroxyuridine modification protein YegQ: MTSVAKPELLAPAGTLHTMRYAFAYGADAVYAGQPRYSLRVRNNAFDHANLALGIQEAHALGKRFYVVVNIAPHNAKLKTFLKDLAPVIAMAPDALIMSDPGLIMLVRQHYPQMPVHLSVQANTVNWASVQFWQQQGISRVILSRELSLEEIEEIGQQVPGMELEVFVHGALCMAYSGRCLLSGYLNKRDANQGTCTNACRWKYDVTPATESVTGDIVHHVQPTLGQGAPTDQVFLLQESERPGTEMPAFEDEHGTYIMNAKDLRAIQHVERLARMGVHSLKIEGRTKSHFYCARAVQSYRKAIDDAANGQPFDRTLMDNLESLAQRGYTEGFLRRHVHDEYQNYQRGSSVSERQQFVGELTGLRVNGWAEVKVKNRFALGDHLELMTPRGNYHFDLNQLHNRQQQPIEVAPGDGHVVYLPVPEQVSLAFGLLMRDLRNDQATG, from the coding sequence ATGACTTCTGTTGCCAAGCCCGAATTGCTGGCGCCTGCCGGCACGCTCCACACCATGCGCTATGCCTTCGCCTACGGTGCTGACGCGGTCTATGCCGGTCAGCCCCGCTACAGCCTGCGGGTGCGCAACAATGCCTTCGACCATGCCAATCTGGCGTTGGGCATCCAGGAGGCTCATGCGCTGGGCAAGCGCTTCTATGTGGTGGTCAACATCGCGCCTCACAATGCCAAGCTCAAGACCTTCCTCAAGGACCTGGCGCCTGTGATCGCCATGGCACCGGACGCGTTGATCATGTCCGACCCGGGCCTGATCATGCTGGTACGCCAGCACTACCCGCAGATGCCGGTGCACCTCTCGGTGCAGGCCAACACGGTGAACTGGGCCAGCGTGCAGTTCTGGCAGCAGCAAGGCATCAGCCGCGTGATCCTGTCGCGGGAGCTGTCACTTGAAGAGATCGAGGAAATTGGTCAGCAAGTACCTGGCATGGAGCTGGAAGTCTTCGTGCATGGGGCGCTGTGCATGGCCTATTCAGGCCGCTGCCTACTGTCGGGCTACCTGAACAAGCGTGATGCCAATCAGGGCACCTGTACCAACGCCTGCCGCTGGAAGTATGACGTCACGCCGGCGACCGAGAGCGTCACCGGCGATATCGTGCACCACGTGCAGCCGACGCTGGGCCAGGGTGCGCCCACCGACCAGGTGTTCCTGTTGCAGGAAAGCGAGCGTCCCGGTACCGAAATGCCCGCGTTCGAAGACGAGCACGGCACCTACATCATGAACGCCAAGGACCTGCGGGCCATCCAGCACGTCGAGCGACTGGCGCGCATGGGCGTGCACTCGCTCAAGATCGAGGGCCGCACCAAATCGCATTTCTACTGCGCACGGGCCGTGCAGTCCTACCGCAAGGCCATCGACGATGCGGCCAATGGGCAGCCTTTCGACCGCACCTTGATGGACAACCTCGAGTCCCTGGCGCAACGGGGCTACACCGAAGGTTTTTTGCGCCGTCATGTGCACGATGAGTACCAGAATTACCAGCGCGGCAGCTCGGTGTCCGAGCGCCAGCAGTTCGTGGGTGAACTGACTGGGCTGCGGGTAAATGGTTGGGCCGAGGTCAAGGTCAAGAACCGCTTCGCCCTGGGCGACCATCTGGAGCTGATGACACCTCGCGGCAACTACCACTTCGACCTGAATCAGCTGCACAACCGGCAACAGCAGCCCATCGAAGTCGCACCCGGGGATGGCCATGTGGTGTATCTGCCAGTCCCTGAACAGGTGTCGTTGGCGTTCGGGCTACTGATGCGCGACCTACGCAATGACCAAGCCACTGGCTGA
- a CDS encoding AraC family transcriptional regulator, with amino-acid sequence MSDKDTISIELVREALLQACPQAGHAPLVLRKAGIEPHLLSLPGARVPATAYARLWRLLARRCNDEFFAMDPRGLRSGSLAFLCRASRGQPTVGAGIETALAFLSLTLDYLQPHLIRQQSLAEIVIVEPTDEPRRAFTYFTFWMIVHGVACWLAGRRIPILAIELRCTEPAFCDDYRVMFSENLQFSRPRTRMILAADCFDQPIRRSDDELHRFLAQAPANILVKYRDPDSLARRIRRELSEQDPASWPDANGLARRLCLSASTLRRRLAEEGHSYQALKDSVRRQLAISWLAQEQVGMLEIAARLGFADSSSFYKAFRKWFGCNPGHYRTLVLGAGKVD; translated from the coding sequence ATGAGCGACAAGGACACTATCTCCATCGAATTGGTACGCGAGGCGTTGTTGCAGGCTTGTCCTCAAGCAGGCCACGCGCCTCTGGTGCTACGCAAGGCAGGCATCGAGCCGCACCTGCTTTCGCTGCCAGGTGCGCGTGTGCCGGCAACTGCTTACGCGCGCCTCTGGCGCCTGCTGGCGCGGCGCTGCAACGATGAGTTCTTTGCCATGGACCCGCGCGGGCTACGCAGCGGCAGCCTGGCATTTCTCTGCCGTGCCAGCAGGGGGCAACCAACGGTCGGGGCAGGCATCGAAACCGCACTGGCTTTCCTGTCGTTGACCCTGGATTATCTACAGCCTCACTTGATTCGCCAGCAAAGCCTGGCCGAGATCGTCATCGTCGAGCCCACTGATGAGCCTCGACGAGCCTTCACCTACTTCACATTCTGGATGATCGTCCATGGTGTGGCGTGTTGGCTGGCAGGGCGTCGCATTCCGATTCTGGCCATCGAATTGCGCTGTACCGAACCTGCATTCTGCGATGACTACCGTGTCATGTTTTCGGAAAACCTACAGTTCTCTCGACCGCGCACCCGTATGATCCTGGCCGCCGATTGCTTCGATCAGCCCATCCGGCGCAGCGATGACGAGCTGCACCGTTTCCTGGCCCAGGCGCCTGCCAACATCCTGGTCAAGTATCGAGATCCCGACAGCCTCGCTCGACGCATTCGACGCGAGCTGAGTGAGCAAGACCCAGCGTCGTGGCCCGATGCGAATGGGCTCGCCCGCCGGTTATGCCTGTCGGCTTCCACGCTGCGGCGCAGGTTGGCAGAGGAGGGGCATAGCTATCAGGCCCTCAAGGACAGCGTGCGGCGCCAATTGGCTATCAGCTGGTTGGCGCAGGAGCAGGTTGGGATGCTGGAAATCGCAGCGCGTTTGGGCTTTGCCGACAGCAGTTCGTTCTACAAGGCCTTCCGCAAGTGGTTTGGCTGCAATCCGGGTCACTACCGAACGTTGGTCCTGGGTGCAGGGAAGGTCGATTAG